Proteins encoded together in one Deltaproteobacteria bacterium window:
- a CDS encoding ketopantoate reductase family protein — translation MRVLIAGAGALGSVFGGFLRRAGLAVTLLGRRGHLAAIARDGLYITGLWGDHRVAGFDLCESASQLAAPFDAVLLAVKSYDSRTVAEQAAPLLAPSGVVISLQNGLGNLEAIESVVTPARTLGARVIFGAEITQPGCVRVTVYADQVLIGARRPGVYPLLDQAAQQWAARIDAAGIPAADSSDIDAALWAKVFYNAALNPLGALLGVPYGALAAHAETRALMDAIIGEAFAVAQAEGVGLPWASADEYRQLFYGRLVPSTVDHRSSMLQDLERGRRTEIDAINGEIWRRGQAHGIVTPYSETLTRIVRCREQQR, via the coding sequence ATGAGGGTATTGATCGCGGGTGCGGGCGCGCTCGGGTCGGTCTTCGGCGGCTTCTTGCGCCGGGCGGGGTTGGCGGTGACGCTGCTCGGCCGGCGCGGCCATCTCGCGGCCATCGCGCGCGATGGGCTGTACATCACCGGCCTCTGGGGCGATCACCGCGTCGCTGGGTTTGACTTGTGCGAGTCGGCCTCACAGTTGGCCGCCCCGTTCGATGCCGTTCTCTTGGCAGTCAAGTCGTACGACAGCCGCACCGTGGCCGAACAGGCCGCGCCGTTGCTCGCCCCGTCGGGCGTGGTGATCTCACTACAAAATGGCCTGGGCAATCTCGAAGCCATCGAGTCCGTGGTGACACCGGCGCGAACACTGGGCGCGCGCGTGATCTTTGGGGCTGAAATCACCCAACCGGGCTGTGTGCGCGTTACGGTGTACGCCGACCAGGTCCTGATCGGAGCACGGCGGCCGGGCGTGTACCCACTGTTGGATCAAGCGGCGCAGCAGTGGGCGGCCCGCATTGACGCGGCCGGGATTCCGGCGGCCGACAGCAGCGACATCGATGCCGCGCTGTGGGCCAAGGTCTTCTACAACGCCGCCCTCAACCCGCTTGGTGCGCTGCTGGGGGTGCCGTATGGGGCGCTGGCCGCACACGCCGAGACCCGCGCGTTGATGGACGCAATCATTGGCGAGGCCTTCGCCGTGGCTCAAGCAGAAGGCGTCGGCCTGCCGTGGGCATCGGCGGACGAGTATCGCCAGCTGTTCTACGGCCGGCTGGTGCCCAGCACCGTCGACCACCGCTCCTCGATGCTGCAAGACCTCGAACGCGGGCGGCGCACCGAGATCGACGCGATCAACGGCGAGATCTGGCGCCGCGGTCAGGCGCACGGTATCGTCACGCCCTACAGTGAGACGCTGACCAGAATCGTCCGCTGCCGGGAGCAACAACGGTGA
- a CDS encoding Mov34/MPN/PAD-1 family protein: protein MIELRITAASRAAIAADAVACYPEEACGFIIERAGNEEVVRVTNVQNQRHAADPKRRDARTAYSMGPEAAPILIGHDRGELTIRAIYHSHPDHDAYFSVEDYKQATVWDEPSYPNAGQLVISVRSGAVRAIKAFAWNAASREFAEITLTVE, encoded by the coding sequence GTGATCGAACTACGCATCACGGCGGCCAGCCGGGCCGCGATCGCGGCCGACGCGGTCGCGTGCTACCCGGAGGAGGCCTGCGGCTTCATTATCGAGCGCGCCGGCAACGAAGAGGTGGTGCGCGTCACCAATGTCCAGAACCAGCGCCACGCTGCCGATCCCAAGCGGCGCGACGCACGCACCGCCTACAGCATGGGTCCCGAAGCCGCGCCCATACTGATCGGCCACGACCGCGGCGAGTTGACCATCCGCGCGATCTATCACTCCCACCCAGACCACGACGCTTACTTCTCGGTCGAGGATTACAAGCAAGCAACCGTGTGGGACGAACCCAGTTACCCCAACGCCGGGCAACTGGTCATCTCAGTGCGCAGCGGAGCGGTGCGGGCGATAAAAGCCTTCGCCTGGAACGCGGCCAGCAGGGAGTTCGCCGAGATCACTCTCACGGTCGAGTAG